From Granulicella sp. WH15, the proteins below share one genomic window:
- a CDS encoding oligopeptide transporter, OPT family, whose product MASSPGFQPFVPASDNRPEFTLRALLLGAVFAVLFGAVTVYVGLRAGLTVAASIPISVLSISILRAFGKASILENNIVQTIGNAGQSIAAGVIFALPALIFLGFDLESSRIFALALFGGWLGVLFMIPLRRQLIVDEHETLIYPEGTACADVLMAGERGGSFASRVFLGLGLGAVYTLFQNENLFGLWPSQPDWQPDFGAQHVLKGAAVRADCTPEYLGVGYIIGLRVAAVMLAGGCVSWLVVMPAIYFFGSHLTSPLYPGTTLIANMGPSDLWKTYVRPMGAGAVAAAGLITLLRTAPTIIGALSQGIKKIGDKAKVAAAPTRTAYDLPMSVVLGGSVLLVVLMFCFLEFHPVPGAQVSVLANLAAALLVVVFGFLFVTVSARIVGLVGSSASPVSGMTIATLMATTAIFLVRGWTAPAFGALAITIGGIVCIAASNAGDTSQDLKTGYLIGATPWKQQVAVMAGVIVSVFSIGATLNAMNSALASFQRLPMPIPFTEKLLADGVQEKGKFPQQHFTVMSSSGAGKEIIGNGESYILLNSIGSTTLADGKYLLNPATNRIEIQWTQGIGSEKAAAPQGRLMATVINGILTRKLPWALVLLGVALVIAVELLGVRSLTFAVGAYLSIATTLAIFVGGVMRWMVDRAMLHHAAKEARQVDTESEVSPGSLYASGLIAAGGIVGLLGVCIRLVEGVSEQRGGHWQFWRFSEQNPLYHDGVSIVMFGLLAFSLYYFARKPLDS is encoded by the coding sequence ATGGCATCGTCCCCCGGTTTTCAGCCCTTTGTCCCCGCCTCGGACAATCGGCCCGAGTTCACCCTGCGCGCCCTTTTACTGGGAGCCGTCTTCGCCGTCCTCTTCGGCGCGGTGACGGTCTATGTCGGTCTGCGCGCAGGGCTTACGGTGGCGGCGTCCATTCCCATCTCGGTGCTTTCGATCTCGATCCTGCGGGCGTTCGGCAAGGCGTCCATCCTCGAAAACAATATCGTCCAGACCATCGGCAACGCGGGCCAGTCCATTGCGGCAGGAGTCATCTTCGCCCTGCCCGCGTTGATCTTTCTGGGCTTCGACCTGGAGTCGTCGCGGATCTTCGCGCTGGCGCTCTTCGGCGGCTGGCTGGGGGTGCTGTTTATGATCCCGCTTCGTCGCCAACTCATTGTCGACGAGCACGAGACGCTGATCTACCCCGAAGGCACCGCCTGCGCCGACGTCCTGATGGCGGGCGAGCGTGGCGGCTCGTTCGCGTCGAGGGTGTTTCTGGGGCTGGGGCTGGGCGCGGTGTATACGCTCTTTCAGAACGAGAATCTCTTCGGCCTGTGGCCCTCGCAGCCGGACTGGCAGCCGGACTTCGGCGCGCAGCACGTCTTGAAGGGCGCGGCGGTGCGGGCCGATTGCACGCCGGAGTACCTCGGCGTCGGCTACATCATCGGTTTGCGCGTGGCGGCGGTGATGCTGGCGGGCGGCTGCGTCTCGTGGCTGGTGGTGATGCCCGCGATCTATTTCTTCGGCTCTCACCTGACGTCTCCGCTTTATCCGGGGACGACGCTGATCGCGAACATGGGGCCTTCGGACCTTTGGAAGACGTACGTGCGGCCCATGGGTGCGGGTGCGGTGGCGGCGGCGGGGCTGATTACGCTGCTGCGCACGGCCCCGACGATCATCGGCGCGCTGAGCCAGGGGATCAAGAAGATAGGGGACAAGGCGAAGGTTGCGGCCGCGCCGACGCGCACGGCGTACGATCTGCCGATGTCGGTGGTGCTGGGCGGATCGGTGCTGCTGGTAGTGCTGATGTTTTGCTTCCTGGAGTTCCATCCGGTGCCGGGCGCGCAGGTAAGTGTGCTGGCGAATCTGGCGGCGGCGCTGCTGGTGGTGGTCTTCGGATTTCTATTTGTAACTGTTTCTGCACGTATTGTCGGCCTCGTCGGATCGAGCGCGAGCCCGGTCTCGGGCATGACGATTGCCACGCTGATGGCGACGACGGCGATCTTCCTGGTGCGAGGCTGGACGGCTCCGGCGTTTGGCGCGCTGGCCATTACGATTGGCGGCATCGTGTGCATTGCCGCGTCGAACGCGGGGGATACCTCGCAGGACCTGAAGACGGGTTACCTGATCGGTGCGACGCCGTGGAAGCAGCAGGTGGCGGTGATGGCGGGTGTGATCGTCTCGGTGTTCTCGATTGGCGCTACGCTGAACGCAATGAACAGCGCGCTGGCGTCGTTTCAGCGGCTGCCCATGCCGATTCCGTTTACCGAGAAGCTGCTGGCCGATGGAGTGCAGGAGAAGGGTAAGTTTCCTCAACAGCACTTTACCGTGATGAGTAGCTCAGGCGCGGGTAAGGAGATTATTGGTAACGGAGAAAGTTACATATTGCTGAACTCCATCGGCTCCACCACGTTGGCCGACGGCAAGTACCTGCTGAATCCCGCGACCAACCGGATCGAGATTCAGTGGACGCAGGGGATCGGCAGCGAGAAGGCTGCCGCGCCGCAGGGAAGGCTGATGGCGACCGTCATCAACGGCATCCTGACGCGCAAGCTGCCGTGGGCGCTGGTGCTGCTGGGCGTGGCGCTGGTGATCGCGGTGGAGCTGCTGGGCGTGCGCTCGCTTACTTTTGCGGTGGGGGCGTATCTCTCGATTGCGACCACGCTGGCGATCTTCGTGGGCGGGGTGATGCGCTGGATGGTGGACCGGGCGATGCTGCACCATGCGGCTAAAGAGGCGAGGCAGGTGGATACGGAGAGCGAGGTCAGCCCCGGCAGTTTGTATGCGTCGGGGCTGATCGCGGCGGGCGGCATCGTGGGGCTGCTGGGGGTTTGCATCCGGCTGGTGGAGGGCGTCTCCGAGCAGCGCGGCGGACACTGGCAGTTCTGGCGGTTTTCGGAGCAGAACCCGCTGTATCACGATGGTGTCAGCATTGTGATGTTCGGGCTGCTGGCGTTCAGCTTGTACTACTTTGCGCGGAAGCCGCTGGATAGTTAG
- a CDS encoding ComF family protein yields MNDKALGIAAGAPPGGPPGGFSTGGASGVTHWRAVARVLRSPQQIARTVFHDLFTTVLPADCRACGGPLLKAGVIPVCDSCFDSLAPQAGQHCQRCGEALGSSLDLEDLRFSGMLPEGLLCTPCRAVPPDFTRAVAHTVYRDEARTLIHLLKYEGVRGIAQRLAPVLANTISTLRPQAATELTVIAVPLFASRQRQRGYNQSVLLADAAIRQLKRSAPNWQLTPAHHLLTRVRHTEEQYSLTPVGRRRNLRGAFRIADKTAVTGREILLIDDIFTTGATARECSRVLIRAGAAKVWVATVARAQAARAEQHSGDYTADTAAWDTSIRPTTTFVSTAELQPSIAPPHERRM; encoded by the coding sequence TTGAATGACAAAGCGCTCGGAATCGCAGCCGGAGCTCCTCCCGGCGGGCCGCCTGGTGGGTTTTCCACCGGCGGGGCCAGCGGAGTGACGCACTGGCGTGCCGTAGCGCGCGTCCTGCGAAGTCCCCAGCAGATCGCCCGCACCGTCTTTCACGACCTCTTCACCACCGTACTCCCAGCGGATTGCCGCGCCTGCGGCGGCCCACTCCTGAAGGCCGGCGTCATCCCGGTCTGCGACTCCTGCTTCGACAGCCTCGCCCCCCAGGCAGGCCAGCACTGCCAACGCTGCGGCGAAGCCCTCGGCTCCTCCCTCGATCTTGAAGACCTCCGCTTCTCCGGCATGTTGCCCGAAGGTCTCCTCTGCACTCCCTGCCGCGCCGTGCCGCCCGACTTCACCCGCGCCGTAGCCCACACGGTGTACCGCGACGAAGCCCGCACCCTCATCCACCTGCTGAAATACGAGGGCGTCCGCGGCATCGCGCAGCGCCTCGCCCCCGTGCTCGCAAACACCATCTCCACCCTGCGCCCGCAAGCAGCAACAGAACTCACCGTCATCGCCGTACCGCTCTTCGCCTCACGCCAGCGCCAGCGCGGCTACAACCAGTCCGTCCTGCTCGCCGACGCGGCAATCAGGCAGCTAAAACGCTCCGCCCCCAACTGGCAGCTCACCCCAGCGCACCACCTTCTCACCCGCGTCCGCCACACCGAAGAACAGTACAGCCTCACCCCCGTCGGCCGCCGCCGCAACCTGCGCGGAGCCTTCCGCATCGCCGATAAAACCGCCGTCACCGGCCGCGAAATCCTGCTCATCGACGACATCTTCACCACCGGCGCCACCGCCCGCGAGTGCTCCCGCGTCCTCATCCGCGCAGGAGCCGCAAAGGTGTGGGTCGCCACCGTAGCCCGCGCCCAGGCCGCCCGCGCAGAGCAGCACTCCGGCGACTACACCGCAGACACCGCCGCCTGGGACACCTCCATCCGGCCAACCACAACCTTTGTTTCGACAGCCGAACTACAACCGTCAATCGCACCACCCCACGAGCGGAGGATGTAA
- a CDS encoding HNH endonuclease gives MQHTVKQQHTSKSRKQRTTSSRHAGHNSPASKRTTELDIRAGVFRQTAMHTPVLVLNASYEPINICGARRALVLVLKGVARTEEQQGAILHAARVNVAMPSVIRLLEYRRIPHQTRALSRKNILLRDRNCCQYCSVVLTAGELTLDHVIPRSRGGLSTWENLVACCHDCNRRKGNQMLHELTDMKLQKEPRPFSLHTSRHIMRMIGSADPSWRRYLYFESGDAAA, from the coding sequence ATGCAGCATACGGTCAAGCAACAGCACACCAGCAAATCGCGTAAGCAGAGAACCACCAGCAGCCGCCACGCGGGCCACAACAGCCCGGCCTCCAAGCGCACCACCGAGCTTGATATCCGCGCGGGCGTCTTCCGCCAGACCGCCATGCATACTCCCGTGCTGGTCCTCAACGCCAGCTACGAACCCATCAATATCTGCGGAGCGCGCCGTGCGCTGGTGCTGGTCCTCAAAGGCGTGGCCCGTACCGAGGAGCAGCAGGGAGCCATCCTGCACGCCGCCCGCGTCAACGTCGCCATGCCCAGCGTCATCCGGCTGCTGGAGTACCGCCGCATCCCGCACCAGACCCGCGCCCTCTCGCGCAAGAATATCCTGCTGCGCGACCGCAACTGCTGCCAGTACTGCTCGGTCGTCCTCACCGCGGGCGAGTTGACGCTGGACCACGTCATCCCCCGCAGCCGCGGCGGCCTCTCCACGTGGGAGAACCTCGTCGCCTGCTGCCACGACTGCAACCGCCGCAAGGGCAACCAGATGCTCCACGAGCTGACCGACATGAAGCTGCAAAAGGAGCCGCGCCCGTTCTCGCTGCACACCTCGCGCCACATCATGCGCATGATCGGCAGCGCCGACCCGAGCTGGCGGCGCTATCTCTACTTCGAGTCGGGCGACGCGGCTGCGTAG
- a CDS encoding HigA family addiction module antitoxin: MAKVFAIHPGEILLTEFMEPLGLSSYRLAKELGVPLPRVNDIVHGKRSISADTALRFGIFFGLPAQFWLNLQNDYDLRLANTDDLSKIRPHQAA; this comes from the coding sequence ATGGCCAAAGTTTTTGCGATTCATCCCGGCGAGATTCTGCTTACGGAGTTCATGGAGCCGCTGGGGCTAAGTTCTTACCGGCTCGCCAAGGAGTTGGGCGTTCCGCTACCCCGTGTGAATGACATCGTACATGGCAAGCGCTCCATCTCGGCCGATACGGCGCTCCGCTTCGGTATCTTCTTCGGCTTGCCTGCGCAGTTCTGGCTCAACCTGCAGAACGATTACGACCTGCGACTTGCCAACACGGATGACTTGTCCAAGATCAGGCCGCATCAGGCTGCCTGA
- a CDS encoding type II toxin-antitoxin system RelE/ParE family toxin encodes MILGFRDADTELLWKTGKSRRVPASIRRTAWKKLAILNAAIELDNLKIPPGNRLEALTKDRRGQHSIRVNDQYRVCFRWFDGNAHDVEIVDYH; translated from the coding sequence ATGATCCTGGGCTTCCGCGATGCGGATACAGAGCTGCTTTGGAAGACGGGGAAGAGCCGTCGCGTTCCAGCCAGCATCCGCCGCACGGCCTGGAAGAAGCTGGCGATCTTGAATGCGGCTATTGAGCTGGACAACCTGAAGATCCCGCCGGGTAATCGTCTTGAGGCCCTGACGAAAGATCGCAGGGGGCAGCATAGTATCCGCGTCAACGATCAATATCGGGTCTGTTTTCGCTGGTTCGACGGCAACGCTCACGATGTGGAGATCGTGGATTACCACTAA
- a CDS encoding outer membrane lipoprotein-sorting protein → MRFPLPAKIGFMLRPGTARLRPEPAVCAFAAALFLLSALPARGKGPVANTDAGTGLPVAGVAAAMGQSGFGALDPAPPTDVTPEQIIQKFAAREAEFSKARDSYTFRQTVKVDTINDDNNKVDGEYQQVTDISFDDAGRRNEHVIFAPQNTLERVMMSPADFQDIEHRLPFILTTADLPQYNVTYLGRQKVDELDTYVFEAGPKTLEKGKRYFQGKVWVDQQDFQIVLINGKNVPDDKRKGHEDLSPPFTTYYEQVDGKYWFPTYTKAEGNLHFSAQQGALSQDVHLRTVVRYTDYKQYRAKSRIIYNGEELPGADKTAPPK, encoded by the coding sequence ATGAGATTCCCCCTGCCCGCAAAGATTGGGTTTATGCTTCGCCCCGGTACGGCTCGGCTGCGGCCTGAGCCAGCTGTCTGTGCCTTCGCTGCCGCTCTTTTTCTGCTATCGGCTTTGCCTGCGCGGGGTAAAGGGCCTGTCGCAAATACAGACGCGGGTACTGGTCTGCCTGTGGCGGGAGTGGCAGCGGCGATGGGGCAGAGCGGCTTCGGTGCGCTCGACCCGGCTCCTCCGACTGACGTTACGCCGGAGCAGATCATCCAGAAGTTCGCGGCGCGTGAGGCCGAGTTCTCCAAGGCGCGCGACAGCTACACCTTCCGCCAGACCGTGAAGGTCGATACGATCAACGACGATAACAACAAGGTCGACGGCGAGTACCAGCAGGTGACCGACATCTCCTTCGACGATGCCGGACGGCGCAACGAGCACGTCATCTTCGCGCCGCAGAACACGTTGGAGCGCGTGATGATGAGTCCTGCCGACTTTCAGGATATCGAGCACCGGCTGCCTTTCATCCTGACGACGGCGGACCTGCCGCAGTACAACGTGACGTATCTGGGGCGGCAGAAGGTCGATGAGCTGGACACGTATGTCTTCGAGGCGGGGCCAAAGACTCTTGAAAAGGGCAAGCGGTACTTTCAGGGGAAGGTGTGGGTCGATCAGCAGGACTTCCAGATTGTGCTGATCAACGGCAAGAACGTGCCGGACGACAAGCGTAAAGGCCACGAGGACCTGTCGCCGCCGTTTACGACCTACTACGAGCAGGTGGATGGGAAGTACTGGTTCCCGACCTACACCAAGGCCGAGGGGAACCTGCACTTTTCCGCCCAGCAAGGGGCGCTCTCGCAGGATGTACACCTGAGGACGGTGGTGCGGTACACCGATTACAAGCAGTACCGGGCCAAGTCGCGGATTATCTACAACGGCGAAGAGTTGCCGGGGGCCGATAAGACCGCTCCGCCGAAGTAG
- a CDS encoding HAMP domain-containing sensor histidine kinase, producing the protein MAVWLIRTSMFSAAAATFATLHGLCLLAILALCVVAVRLNLRLRQQSIERYRERRMREELEAYSSLDPAFTLGRATHANNLEITRQLARRVCRTISEKSVFSSIAMLLRDADGKLYIAASSGIDDLTAAAVRRWSDEVMQEERSGDPVRSLTTGTGLSDGSIRIGRRSFSVQLGSWDEFDPELSQWVREGRRERRRFRRAIAAPMRTRAGHICGVLLVTGEMSPRDQPMGIDRAIAPLEMLAVRLAAALEHMALSERLLNTEKLASLGQLASGVAHALNNPLTAVLGFGELIAESTDDPRARQDAQTILLEARRMRETIQSLIDFSNPGKIVDEPVALPALLRELAARCSAKLEQRGVRLALSISDETPEIRGNRDRITEGLEHLLNNADQAISSAPPPKEGGTHTIRLTLSHDESGAHIIVSDTGPGFHEPSRIFDPFYTTRKVGEGSGLGLSACYSIVREHGGEISAFNLYPHGAAVIVDLPIRPVFDSGAESSPLIRDLV; encoded by the coding sequence ATGGCAGTCTGGCTCATCAGGACGAGTATGTTTTCGGCAGCGGCGGCTACCTTCGCCACGCTCCATGGGCTCTGCCTGCTCGCCATCCTGGCGCTCTGCGTCGTCGCCGTTCGGCTCAACCTCCGTCTGCGGCAGCAGTCGATCGAACGTTACCGTGAGCGCCGTATGCGCGAGGAGCTGGAGGCCTACTCCAGCCTGGACCCCGCCTTTACGCTGGGCCGCGCCACCCACGCGAACAACCTCGAGATCACCCGCCAGCTCGCCCGGCGCGTCTGCCGCACCATCTCCGAAAAGAGCGTCTTCTCCAGCATCGCCATGCTGCTGCGCGACGCCGACGGCAAGCTCTACATCGCCGCCAGCTCCGGCATCGACGACCTGACCGCCGCCGCCGTCCGCCGTTGGAGCGACGAGGTGATGCAGGAAGAGCGCTCCGGTGACCCCGTCCGCAGCCTCACCACCGGCACCGGCCTCTCCGACGGCTCCATCCGCATCGGCCGGCGCAGCTTCTCGGTTCAGCTCGGCTCCTGGGATGAGTTCGACCCCGAACTGAGCCAGTGGGTCCGCGAGGGCCGCCGCGAGCGCCGCCGCTTCCGCCGTGCCATCGCCGCCCCCATGCGCACTCGCGCCGGACACATCTGCGGCGTGCTCCTGGTCACGGGCGAGATGTCTCCCCGCGACCAGCCTATGGGCATCGACCGCGCCATCGCCCCGCTGGAGATGCTGGCCGTCCGGCTGGCCGCCGCGCTTGAGCACATGGCCCTCTCTGAGCGGCTGCTCAACACGGAGAAGCTTGCCTCCCTGGGCCAATTGGCCTCCGGTGTCGCCCACGCACTCAACAACCCGCTGACCGCCGTGCTCGGCTTCGGCGAGCTGATCGCCGAGAGCACCGACGACCCGCGCGCGCGGCAGGACGCCCAGACCATCCTGCTCGAGGCCCGCAGGATGCGCGAGACCATCCAGAGCCTCATCGACTTCTCGAACCCCGGCAAGATCGTCGATGAGCCCGTGGCACTGCCTGCCCTGCTGCGCGAGCTGGCCGCCCGTTGCTCCGCCAAGCTCGAGCAGCGCGGTGTCCGGCTCGCCCTATCCATCAGCGACGAGACCCCGGAGATACGCGGCAACCGCGACCGCATCACCGAGGGTTTGGAACATCTGCTGAACAATGCCGACCAGGCGATATCTTCCGCGCCGCCTCCGAAGGAGGGCGGAACACACACCATCCGGCTCACGCTAAGCCACGACGAGAGCGGCGCGCACATCATCGTCTCGGACACCGGTCCCGGCTTCCACGAGCCGAGCCGCATCTTCGACCCCTTCTACACCACCCGGAAGGTCGGCGAGGGCTCCGGCCTGGGCCTCTCGGCCTGCTACAGCATCGTGCGCGAGCACGGCGGCGAGATCAGCGCCTTCAACCTCTACCCACACGGCGCGGCGGTGATCGTCGACCTGCCCATCCGCCCGGTATTCGATAGCGGCGCGGAGTCCAGCCCACTCATCCGCGATCTGGTTTAG
- a CDS encoding regulatory protein RecX codes for MAFQRSKPRDPVGEPGLFDYAIAALSRRMRTIRDLKRLMKPRAFPGEQGERDMDAVVARLIDLKYLSDTRFAADYTRLRKENQGFGRRRVQQDLTLKGIDKETVAATLAKAYDDADEVELARQYCLRKRIPQPTDQKETARTMNRLIRAGYSSTAIFKLLRGWNLPETAIIEEGSGDSDTYADD; via the coding sequence ATGGCCTTCCAGCGCTCCAAGCCGCGCGATCCGGTCGGCGAGCCCGGCCTCTTCGACTACGCCATCGCCGCCCTCTCACGCCGCATGCGCACCATCCGCGACCTCAAGCGCCTCATGAAACCCCGCGCCTTCCCCGGCGAGCAGGGCGAGCGCGACATGGACGCCGTCGTCGCCCGCCTCATCGACCTGAAGTACCTCTCCGACACCCGCTTCGCCGCCGACTACACTCGTCTGCGCAAAGAAAACCAAGGCTTCGGTCGCCGCCGCGTCCAGCAGGACCTCACCCTGAAGGGCATCGACAAAGAAACCGTAGCCGCCACCCTCGCCAAAGCCTACGACGACGCCGACGAGGTCGAGCTGGCCCGCCAGTACTGCCTCCGCAAGCGCATCCCCCAGCCCACGGACCAGAAGGAGACCGCCCGCACCATGAACCGGCTCATCCGCGCGGGCTACTCCTCCACGGCCATCTTCAAGCTGCTGCGCGGCTGGAACCTCCCCGAGACCGCGATCATCGAAGAGGGCAGCGGCGACTCGGACACCTACGCCGATGATTGA
- a CDS encoding PIN domain-containing protein has product MATNWAGTGLPAGTSCTTVIERATVDTNILIYSIDAAEGHKHGVARRIVDALSDAGAVIPLQALNEFYFVCSRKRKMPVQEAQAFNRSLMKRLKVVGPSPEDLADAMQIHQQGAMQFFDALLVATAARAGCAVLLSEDMQHGYSTGGLTIVNPFALSEPELDQLLS; this is encoded by the coding sequence ATGGCTACGAACTGGGCGGGTACCGGATTGCCAGCCGGGACGAGCTGTACGACCGTGATTGAACGGGCGACCGTCGACACCAACATCCTGATCTATTCGATTGATGCCGCAGAAGGGCATAAACACGGCGTGGCGCGTCGCATCGTGGATGCGCTATCGGATGCGGGCGCGGTGATTCCCTTGCAGGCTCTGAACGAGTTCTACTTCGTCTGCTCGCGCAAGCGGAAGATGCCGGTGCAGGAGGCGCAGGCCTTCAACCGGTCGCTGATGAAAAGGCTGAAGGTCGTGGGGCCGTCGCCGGAGGATCTGGCCGATGCGATGCAGATTCATCAGCAGGGAGCTATGCAGTTCTTCGACGCGCTGCTGGTTGCCACGGCGGCGCGGGCGGGATGCGCGGTGTTGCTCTCGGAAGATATGCAGCACGGGTATTCGACCGGCGGGCTGACGATTGTGAATCCATTTGCGCTGAGTGAGCCGGAACTCGATCAATTGCTGAGCTGA
- a CDS encoding type II toxin-antitoxin system prevent-host-death family antitoxin — translation MRQVQLREEDKQLAALIAEAEAAEGLTILRAGKPVAKIIPFTVPEAGSALDAEREAARTELRRIMDHGYELGGYRIASRDELYDRD, via the coding sequence ATGCGCCAGGTTCAACTTCGGGAAGAGGACAAACAGTTGGCCGCACTCATCGCCGAGGCGGAGGCCGCTGAGGGCCTGACGATTCTGCGCGCGGGCAAGCCTGTGGCGAAGATCATCCCCTTTACCGTTCCCGAGGCCGGATCGGCTCTCGATGCCGAGCGCGAGGCTGCCCGGACGGAGCTGCGCCGGATCATGGACCATGGCTACGAACTGGGCGGGTACCGGATTGCCAGCCGGGACGAGCTGTACGACCGTGATTGA